One Pyrus communis chromosome 13, drPyrComm1.1, whole genome shotgun sequence genomic window carries:
- the LOC137713857 gene encoding protein kinase and PP2C-like domain-containing protein gives MNYKEQQLTAAVVSDGLRPVLADPESRVPSTLLSLILRCWDANSQNMPSFDVIVTKLAIILEQGKKRKEPDISFHDSLNSLGNQPRDVANNLEAYQEGINWFTEGEIPSKELVNLSMVWKCGFGLQMILWHIILYFLGDPLLHVAEGRPWRTHISFSHTCVMKGISMFLVLFMVIEVQQLLNFQLELFQDSCKL, from the exons ATGAACTACAAAGAGCAGCAACTTACAGCAGCAGTGGTATCAGATGGTTTGCGGCCAGTTCTTGCTGATCCTGAGTCTAGAGTGCCATCAACTTTATTGTCATTGATATTGAGATGTTGGGATGCAAATTCTCAAAACATGCCTTCTTTCGATGTCATAGTTACTAAACTTGCTATAATTTTGGAAcagggaaagaaaagaaaggagccAGATATTTCCTTTCACGACTCTCTTAATTCTCTTGGTAATCAGCCTAGAGATGTTGCCAACAATCTTGAAGCTTATCAAGAGGGGATTAACTGGTTTACTGAGGGAGAAATTCCATCAAAAGAGCTTGTGAACCTAAGCATGGTTTGGAAATGTGGCTTCGGGCTTCAAATGATCCTTTGGCATATCATTCTGTACTTTCTTGGGGATCCTTTGCTACATGTGGCAGAAGGGAGACCGTGGAGGACACACATTTCCTTTAGCCACACATGCGTAATGAAAGGGATATCCATGTTTTTGGTACTTTTCATGGTCATAGAG GTGCAGCAGCTGCTGAATTTTCAGCTCGAGCTTTTCCAGGATTCCTGCAAGCTATGA
- the LOC137712874 gene encoding ubiquitin-conjugating enzyme E2 22-like: MATNENLPPNVIKQLAKELKSLDESPPEGIKVGVNDDDFSIIYADIEGPAGTPYENGVFRMKLVLSRDFPHSPPKGYFLTKIFHPNIATNGEICVNTLKKDWNPSLGLRHVLIVVRCLLIEPFPESALNEQAGKMLLENYEEYARHARLYTGIHAKPKPKFKTGAISESTTALNVEQTNTSTLNADQKNTAPGAALPVISASPSPLAPITVTTRGNGQDQPAVVAPMETGVSGSAAAASAAATTTMRKDGGLTKAQADKKKIDARKKSLKRL; the protein is encoded by the exons ATG GCTACGAATGAAAATCTCCCACCAAATGTAATTAAGCAACTTGCGAAGGAATTGAAGAGTCTTGATGAATCCCCTCCTGAAGGCATAAAAGTTGGTGTTAACGATGATGATTTTTCAATCATATATGCTGATATTGAAGGGCCAG CTGGTACTCCTTACGAGAATGGTGTTTTCCGCATGAAGTTGGTATTGTCTCGGGACTTTCCACACTCTCCTCCTAAAG GCTACTTCCTGACTAAGATTTTCCATCCAAACATTGCGACTAACGGTGAGATTTGTGTCAACACCTTGAAAAAAGATTGGAATCCAAGTCTTGGATTGCGACATGTTCTGATT GTAGTCAGATGTCTATTGATTGAACCATTTCCAGAATCAGCGTTGAATGAACAGGCAGGCAAGATGCTGCTTGAAAATTATGAGGAGTATGCAAGACATGCAAG GCTTTATACTGGAATCCATGCAAAGCCGAAACCCAAGTTTAAAACGGGAGCTATTTCAGAATCGACAACTGCACTGAATGTTGAACAAACTAACACTTCGACACTGAATGCTGATCAAAAGAACACCGCACCTGGTGCTGCCTTGCCAGTGATTTCTGCATCCCCATCCCCACTGGCGCCTATTACAGTCACCACTAGAGGAAACGGGCAGGATCAGCCAGCCGTTGTAGCTCCAATGGAGACTGGAGTAAGTGGGTCTGCTGCCGCTGCATCAGCAGCAGCAACTACTACAATGAGGAAAGATGGCGGATTGACAAAAGCACAGGCGGACAAGAAGAAAATAGATGCGAGAAAGAAGAGTTTGAAGAGATTATGA